In a single window of the Bradyrhizobium sp. ORS 285 genome:
- a CDS encoding branched-chain amino acid ABC transporter permease yields MELFTNQVLAGIATGAIYACMALAVVMIYQAIDHLNFAQGEMAMFSTFISWQLMQWGLPYWGAFIVTLAFSFAGGIAIERVLFKPLTKAPILTQVAGFIALFSIINSCAGLIWDFTIKQYPTPFGSSPFLGSQLISTHQAGMIGITLLLLVGLYFFFQYTRVGLAMRAAAALPESARLVGINTSWMIALGWGMAAAIGSIAGMLIAPVVFLEPNMMGGVLIYGFAAAVLGGLTSPFGAVLGGFLVGIFENLAGTYIPHVGNEMKLPIALALIISVLVIKPAGLFGRNIVKRV; encoded by the coding sequence ATGGAACTCTTCACCAACCAGGTCCTGGCCGGCATCGCGACGGGCGCGATCTACGCCTGCATGGCGCTCGCCGTCGTGATGATCTACCAGGCGATCGACCATCTCAACTTCGCGCAAGGCGAGATGGCGATGTTCTCGACCTTCATCTCCTGGCAGCTGATGCAATGGGGCCTGCCCTACTGGGGCGCCTTCATCGTCACGCTGGCGTTCTCCTTCGCCGGCGGCATCGCGATCGAGCGCGTGCTGTTCAAGCCGCTGACCAAGGCGCCGATCCTGACGCAAGTTGCCGGCTTCATCGCGCTGTTCTCGATCATCAACTCCTGCGCCGGCCTGATCTGGGACTTCACGATCAAGCAGTATCCGACGCCGTTCGGCTCCTCGCCATTCCTCGGCAGCCAGCTGATCTCGACCCACCAGGCCGGCATGATCGGCATTACGCTCCTGCTCCTGGTCGGCCTGTACTTCTTCTTCCAATACACCCGCGTCGGCCTCGCGATGCGGGCGGCGGCAGCGCTGCCCGAGTCGGCGCGGCTGGTCGGCATCAACACGTCGTGGATGATCGCGCTCGGCTGGGGCATGGCCGCGGCGATCGGCTCGATCGCCGGCATGCTGATCGCGCCGGTGGTGTTCCTCGAGCCCAACATGATGGGCGGCGTGCTGATCTACGGCTTCGCCGCGGCCGTGCTCGGCGGCCTCACCAGCCCGTTCGGCGCGGTGCTCGGCGGCTTCCTGGTCGGCATCTTCGAGAACCTCGCCGGCACCTACATCCCGCATGTGGGCAATGAGATGAAGCTGCCGATCGCGCTGGCCCTGATCATCTCCGTCCTGGTCATCAAACCCGCCGGCCTGTTCGGCCGCAACATCGTGAAGCGAGTCTGA
- a CDS encoding ABC transporter ATP-binding protein — MTALLNVKDLRAYYGQVQALHGLSFSLNEGSLTTLLGANGAGKTTTLRAICNMVRSTGAIEFEGKPLNNKSTESIVRFGIAHVPQGRGTFTNMTVEENLQLGAITRSDKAGIVADIERMYSYFPKLKERHTQQAGTLSGGEQQMLAVARALMLRPRLMLLDEPSFGLAPLVVRDLFGILGKINRDEKVSILVVEQNAQLALELADQAYVIETGRIVMSGVAKDIANDENVRKSYLGY, encoded by the coding sequence ATGACGGCGCTTCTCAACGTCAAGGATCTCAGGGCGTATTACGGCCAAGTCCAGGCCCTGCACGGCCTCTCCTTCTCGCTCAACGAGGGCTCGCTGACGACCCTGCTCGGCGCCAACGGCGCCGGCAAGACCACGACCTTGCGCGCGATCTGCAACATGGTGCGCTCGACCGGCGCGATCGAGTTCGAGGGCAAGCCACTCAACAACAAGTCCACCGAGAGCATCGTCCGCTTCGGCATCGCGCACGTGCCGCAGGGCCGCGGCACCTTCACCAACATGACGGTCGAGGAGAACCTGCAGCTCGGCGCCATCACCCGCAGCGACAAGGCGGGCATCGTCGCCGATATCGAGCGGATGTACTCCTACTTCCCGAAGCTGAAGGAGCGCCACACCCAGCAGGCCGGAACGCTGTCCGGCGGCGAGCAGCAGATGCTCGCCGTGGCCCGCGCGCTGATGCTGCGTCCCCGGCTGATGCTGCTCGACGAGCCGTCGTTCGGCCTCGCGCCGCTGGTGGTACGTGATCTCTTCGGCATCCTCGGCAAGATCAATCGCGACGAGAAGGTCTCGATTCTCGTCGTCGAGCAGAACGCCCAGCTCGCGCTGGAGCTCGCCGACCAGGCCTATGTGATCGAGACCGGTCGCATCGTCATGTCGGGTGTCGCAAAGGACATCGCGAACGACGAGAACGTCCGCAAATCCTATCTTGGCTACTGA
- a CDS encoding ABC transporter substrate-binding protein: MQVAHHLRIAALATAVVALSSGAAFAQRKYDTGASDTEIKVGNIMPYSGPASAYGVIGKTEEAYFKKINAEGGINGRKINFVTYDDAYSPPKAVEQVRKLVESDEVLFVFNPLGTPSNSAIQKYLNGKKIPQLFVATGATKWNDPKNFPWTMGWQPSYQSEGRIYAKYLLKEKPGAKIGVLFQNDDFGKDYLKGLKDGLGDKAASMIVMEESYETSEPSIDGHIVKLKASGADTFFSVTTPKFAAQAIKKLAEIDWHPTHLVVNVSASVGSVIKPAGFENSQGILSAAYAKDAADAQWDNDPGMKKFFDFLAQYAPDANKLDSSTVYGYGAAQTLVKVLQMCGDDLTRANVMKQAASLKDFAPDTLLPGVKINTSATDFAPIEQLQMMRFKGEKWELFGEAISGAVE, from the coding sequence TTGCAGGTCGCTCACCATCTACGGATCGCCGCCCTCGCGACGGCGGTCGTCGCCCTCAGCTCGGGCGCAGCCTTCGCCCAGAGGAAATACGACACCGGCGCGTCCGACACCGAGATCAAGGTCGGCAACATCATGCCCTATAGCGGACCCGCGTCCGCCTACGGCGTGATCGGCAAGACCGAGGAAGCGTATTTCAAGAAGATCAACGCCGAGGGCGGCATCAACGGCCGTAAGATCAACTTCGTCACCTATGACGACGCCTACTCGCCGCCGAAGGCCGTGGAGCAGGTGCGCAAGCTGGTCGAGAGCGACGAGGTCCTGTTCGTTTTCAACCCGCTCGGCACGCCGTCGAACTCGGCGATCCAGAAGTACCTCAACGGCAAGAAGATCCCGCAGCTGTTCGTCGCGACCGGCGCCACCAAGTGGAACGATCCGAAGAACTTCCCGTGGACCATGGGCTGGCAGCCGAGCTACCAGAGCGAGGGCCGCATCTATGCGAAGTACCTGCTCAAGGAGAAGCCGGGCGCCAAGATCGGCGTGCTGTTCCAGAACGACGATTTCGGCAAGGACTATCTGAAGGGTCTCAAGGACGGACTCGGCGACAAGGCCGCGTCGATGATTGTGATGGAGGAGAGCTACGAGACCTCCGAGCCCTCGATCGACGGCCATATCGTCAAGCTGAAGGCCTCCGGCGCCGACACCTTCTTCAGCGTCACCACGCCGAAGTTCGCGGCGCAGGCGATCAAGAAGCTCGCCGAGATCGACTGGCATCCGACGCATCTCGTCGTCAACGTCTCGGCCTCGGTCGGCAGCGTCATCAAGCCGGCCGGCTTCGAGAACTCGCAAGGGATCCTCTCGGCCGCCTACGCCAAGGACGCCGCGGACGCGCAATGGGACAATGATCCCGGCATGAAGAAGTTCTTCGATTTCCTGGCGCAGTACGCTCCCGACGCCAACAAGCTCGACAGCTCGACCGTCTACGGTTACGGCGCCGCCCAGACGCTGGTGAAGGTGCTGCAGATGTGCGGCGACGATCTCACCCGCGCCAACGTCATGAAGCAGGCCGCGAGCCTGAAGGACTTCGCGCCGGACACGCTGCTGCCGGGCGTCAAGATCAACACCTCGGCCACCGACTTCGCCCCGATCGAGCAGCTGCAGATGATGCGGTTCAAGGGCGAGAAGTGGGAGCTGTTCGGCGAGGCCATCAGCGGCGCCGTTGAGTAG
- the pimA gene encoding dicarboxylate--CoA ligase PimA yields the protein MTHPGEQFYPEGVRWDAPLARGTLPDLLAKSVSDFGDRHALEFRDRPITFTQLSSLVDQAAAAFLRAGFGKGASIALFLGNTPDHPINFFGALKAGARVVHLSPLDGEIALSHKLSDSGARILVTSNLSALLPMALKFLAKGLLDRLIVCEDDHWGKVGTPQTALPDNPAVITHRAFVNGAVPPASWPAISPDDIALLQYTGGTTGLPKGAMLTHGNLTSAVSIIEIWGRATRIQHEGGDRVICVLPLFHIYALTVVLLTALRIGSLVSLHQRFDLEAVMRDIEVKRATYFPGVPTMWIAIANLPDLDKRDLSSLTSVGSGGAPLPVEVARILERRVGMKLKSGWGMTETCSPGTSHPKEGPDKPGSIGIALPGIEMDVVSLEDPSKVLGINEVGEIRVKGPNVTKGYWNRPEESAQSFVGDHFLTGDIGYVDADGFYFLVDRKKDMIISGGFNVYPQMIEQAIYTHPAVQEVIVIGIPDAYRGEAAKAFIKLRDGFAPFSVEELRGFLTGKLGKHELPAAVEFVDELPRTPVGKLSRHELRQQQSPPSHSKQS from the coding sequence ATGACCCATCCCGGCGAACAGTTCTATCCCGAAGGCGTCCGCTGGGACGCGCCGCTCGCGCGCGGCACCTTGCCGGACCTGCTGGCGAAGTCCGTAAGCGATTTCGGCGATCGCCATGCGTTGGAATTCCGCGACCGCCCGATCACATTCACTCAGCTCTCAAGCCTCGTCGACCAGGCCGCCGCTGCCTTCCTCCGCGCCGGCTTCGGCAAGGGCGCCTCGATCGCGCTGTTCCTCGGCAACACACCGGATCATCCGATCAATTTCTTCGGCGCCCTCAAGGCCGGTGCCCGCGTCGTGCATCTGTCGCCGCTCGACGGCGAGATCGCGCTGTCGCACAAGCTCAGCGATTCCGGCGCGCGCATTCTGGTGACGTCGAATTTGTCGGCGCTGCTGCCGATGGCGCTCAAGTTCCTGGCGAAGGGTCTGCTCGATCGGCTCATCGTTTGCGAAGATGATCATTGGGGCAAGGTCGGCACGCCGCAGACGGCGCTGCCTGACAATCCTGCCGTCATCACCCATCGCGCCTTCGTCAACGGCGCCGTGCCGCCCGCATCGTGGCCCGCGATCTCGCCCGACGACATCGCACTGCTGCAGTACACGGGCGGCACCACCGGCCTGCCCAAGGGCGCGATGCTGACGCACGGCAATCTCACCTCAGCGGTCTCGATCATCGAGATCTGGGGCCGCGCTACACGGATCCAGCATGAGGGCGGCGACCGCGTCATCTGCGTGCTGCCGCTGTTCCACATCTATGCGCTCACCGTCGTGCTGCTGACGGCGCTGCGCATCGGCAGCCTGGTCTCGCTGCATCAGCGCTTCGATCTCGAGGCCGTGATGCGCGACATCGAAGTGAAGCGCGCGACCTATTTCCCGGGCGTGCCGACGATGTGGATCGCGATCGCCAACCTGCCGGATCTCGACAAGCGCGATCTGTCGTCGTTGACCAGCGTCGGGTCCGGCGGCGCGCCGTTGCCGGTCGAGGTCGCGCGCATCCTGGAGCGCCGCGTCGGCATGAAGCTGAAGAGCGGCTGGGGCATGACCGAGACCTGCTCGCCCGGCACCAGCCACCCGAAGGAAGGGCCGGACAAGCCCGGCTCGATCGGCATCGCACTGCCCGGCATCGAGATGGACGTCGTGTCGCTCGAAGATCCCTCGAAGGTGTTGGGGATCAACGAGGTCGGCGAGATCCGCGTCAAGGGGCCGAACGTCACCAAGGGCTATTGGAACAGGCCCGAGGAGTCGGCGCAGTCCTTCGTCGGTGACCACTTCCTGACCGGCGACATCGGCTATGTCGATGCCGACGGCTTCTACTTCCTGGTCGACCGCAAGAAGGACATGATCATCTCCGGCGGCTTCAACGTCTATCCGCAGATGATCGAGCAGGCGATCTACACGCATCCCGCCGTGCAGGAAGTGATCGTCATCGGCATTCCCGACGCCTATCGCGGCGAGGCGGCCAAGGCCTTCATCAAGCTGCGCGACGGTTTCGCGCCGTTTTCGGTCGAGGAGCTCCGCGGCTTCCTCACCGGCAAGCTCGGCAAGCATGAACTGCCGGCGGCGGTCGAGTTCGTCGACGAACTGCCGCGCACGCCGGTCGGTAAATTGTCGCGCCACGAGTTGCGCCAGCAGCAGTCACCACCATCCCACAGCAAACAATCCTAA
- a CDS encoding ABC transporter ATP-binding protein, whose protein sequence is MTQAQLAPTNDPLLAVRDVSVVFGGIVALNGVSFDMHKGQILGLIGPNGAGKTTLFNCLSRLYQPSAGDILMEGRSILSRPPHRIAEIGIGRTFQNVALFPNLSVLDNVRVGTHARTSSDIISDSLRLAWIRRSEKSVNTKVHEILAYLNLEEVAHKTVSGLPFGTQKRVELARALAADPKILLLDEPAGGLNHEEVYVLGDLIRRIRDDRHITVLLVEHHMGLVMSIADHVVALNFGRKLAEGTPAQVQADPDVIKAYLGSKDQ, encoded by the coding sequence ATGACGCAGGCACAACTCGCCCCGACGAACGATCCGCTGCTCGCGGTCCGCGACGTCAGCGTCGTGTTCGGCGGCATCGTCGCACTGAACGGCGTGTCGTTCGACATGCACAAGGGCCAGATCCTCGGCCTCATCGGTCCCAACGGCGCCGGCAAGACGACGCTGTTCAACTGCCTCAGCCGTCTGTACCAGCCGAGCGCCGGCGACATCCTGATGGAAGGTCGCAGCATCCTGTCGCGGCCGCCACATCGCATCGCCGAGATCGGCATCGGCCGCACCTTCCAGAACGTTGCACTGTTCCCGAACCTCTCGGTGCTGGACAATGTCCGCGTCGGTACGCATGCGCGGACATCGAGCGACATCATCTCGGACTCGCTGCGGCTCGCCTGGATCCGGCGCAGCGAGAAATCCGTGAACACCAAGGTTCACGAGATCCTGGCCTATCTCAACCTCGAGGAGGTCGCGCACAAGACCGTATCCGGCCTGCCGTTCGGAACGCAGAAGCGCGTCGAGCTGGCACGCGCGCTCGCCGCCGATCCGAAGATCCTGCTGCTCGACGAGCCTGCCGGCGGCCTCAATCACGAGGAAGTCTATGTGCTCGGCGACCTGATCCGGCGCATCCGCGACGACCGTCACATCACCGTGCTGCTGGTCGAGCATCACATGGGTCTCGTGATGTCGATCGCCGATCACGTCGTGGCGCTGAACTTTGGCCGCAAGCTCGCCGAGGGCACGCCGGCCCAGGTGCAGGCCGATCCCGACGTCATCAAGGCCTATCTCGGGAGCAAGGATCAATGA
- a CDS encoding branched-chain amino acid ABC transporter permease, which yields MSAVEEIASPAPAVEAVPKRAMTLSSGTTFVVVLLLLVVPLFVKNFIIFQMTMLLIYGLAVLALNILTGGSGQFSLGQSAFYAVGAYTSAILMEQYNVNYALTLPIAGVICFGFGFLFGQPALRLSGVYLALATFALATAMPQILKLGFFEHWTGGVQGLVVTKPDAPFGLPMSQDMWLYYFTLAITIAIYIFSVNLLRSRSGRAFMAIRDNEIAASAMGIDVATYKTLAFGVSAGITGVAGGLGAIAVQFVAPDSYTIVLAISLFLGMVVGGVGWLPGSFVGAAFIIFVPNIAEGISKGLSGAVFGVLLFLVIFLVPHGARQVAMVAQQLLGKLRKN from the coding sequence ATGAGCGCAGTCGAGGAAATCGCATCCCCAGCGCCCGCGGTCGAGGCCGTTCCGAAGCGGGCCATGACCCTGAGCTCCGGCACCACCTTCGTCGTCGTGCTGCTGCTTCTCGTCGTGCCGCTGTTCGTCAAGAACTTCATCATCTTCCAGATGACGATGCTCCTGATCTATGGCCTCGCCGTTCTGGCGCTGAACATCCTGACCGGCGGCTCCGGGCAGTTCTCGCTCGGGCAGAGCGCGTTCTATGCCGTCGGCGCGTATACGTCGGCGATCCTGATGGAGCAGTACAACGTCAACTACGCGCTGACCCTGCCGATCGCAGGCGTGATCTGCTTCGGCTTCGGCTTCCTGTTCGGCCAGCCGGCGCTGCGGCTGTCGGGCGTGTATCTCGCGCTCGCCACCTTCGCGCTCGCCACCGCGATGCCGCAGATCCTGAAACTCGGCTTCTTCGAGCATTGGACCGGCGGCGTGCAGGGTCTGGTCGTGACCAAGCCGGACGCGCCGTTCGGCCTGCCGATGTCGCAGGACATGTGGCTGTATTACTTCACCCTGGCGATCACGATCGCGATCTACATTTTCTCAGTGAACCTGCTGCGCTCCCGCTCCGGCCGGGCGTTCATGGCGATCCGTGACAACGAGATCGCCGCCTCCGCCATGGGTATCGACGTCGCGACTTATAAGACGCTGGCATTCGGTGTCAGCGCGGGGATCACGGGCGTCGCCGGCGGGCTCGGGGCCATCGCGGTGCAGTTCGTCGCGCCGGACAGCTACACGATCGTGCTCGCGATCTCGCTGTTCCTCGGCATGGTCGTCGGCGGCGTCGGCTGGCTGCCCGGCTCGTTCGTCGGCGCTGCCTTCATCATCTTCGTTCCCAACATCGCCGAAGGCATTTCCAAGGGCCTGTCCGGCGCGGTGTTCGGCGTGCTGCTGTTCCTCGTCATCTTCCTCGTGCCGCACGGCGCGCGGCAGGTGGCGATGGTGGCCCAGCAGCTGCTCGGCAAACTCAGAAAGAACTAA
- a CDS encoding 3-hydroxyacyl-CoA dehydrogenase NAD-binding domain-containing protein → MSEVAKLDRQDIIGIVTIDSPPVNALSAAVRGGILDNVKAAIDDPTIKAIVLTCGGRTFIAGADITEFGKPPKPPALNDVLSTIENSPKPVIAAIHGTALGGGLEVALACHYRVATKDSKLGLPEVKLGLLPGAGGTQRLPRAVGPELAVKMIVGGDPIGAAEALKSGLIEEIVEGPASGGVEFARKVVAENRPLRKLRDDESKIAAAKADRSIFTNAVAAITKKSRGLEAPFAAADAVGYAIDLPFDEGLKREREGFLKLVASDQSKAQRYAFFAEREAAKIASVPEGTKGRKVERVAIIGAGTMGGGIAMSFANAGIPVTLIETAEEQLKRGMGIMQKNWEATAARGGIPADAPAKRMALIDGKVGLENVKDADLVIEAVFETMAVKKEVFGKLDQYAKPGAVLASNTSYLNIDAIAAETSRPQDVLGMHFFSPANVMKLCEIVRAEKTAPDALVTAVSIARKIAKVPAVVGVCDGFVGNRMLAQRGKQAEKLLFEGALPQQVDAVVTKFGMPMGPFAMGDLAGLDIGWRSRKDRGIKSEIADALCEAGRFGQKTGKGYYKYEAGSRAPLPDPDVEKLIDETLAKLGLKRRAVSDEEILERMMYPMINEGAKILAEGIAARPSDIDVVWLYGYGWPIYRGGPMYWADSVGLKHIAERLAFYAKETNDPSLEPAPLLKKLADEGKTFASLAKESKAA, encoded by the coding sequence GTGAGCGAAGTGGCAAAGCTTGATCGCCAAGACATCATCGGCATCGTCACCATCGACAGCCCGCCGGTCAATGCGCTGAGTGCCGCAGTTCGCGGCGGCATCCTCGACAACGTCAAGGCGGCGATCGACGATCCCACGATCAAGGCCATCGTTCTGACTTGCGGCGGACGCACCTTCATCGCCGGCGCCGATATCACCGAGTTCGGCAAGCCGCCGAAGCCGCCGGCGCTCAACGACGTGCTCAGCACGATCGAGAATAGTCCGAAGCCGGTGATCGCTGCGATCCACGGCACCGCGCTTGGTGGTGGCCTCGAAGTGGCGCTGGCCTGTCATTACCGTGTCGCCACCAAGGACTCGAAGCTTGGCCTGCCGGAGGTGAAGCTCGGCCTGCTGCCGGGCGCGGGTGGTACGCAGCGCCTGCCGCGCGCGGTCGGTCCGGAGCTTGCGGTCAAGATGATCGTCGGCGGCGATCCGATCGGCGCCGCGGAGGCGCTCAAGTCGGGGCTGATCGAGGAGATCGTCGAGGGACCCGCGTCGGGCGGCGTGGAGTTCGCGCGCAAGGTGGTGGCGGAGAACCGTCCGCTGCGCAAGCTGCGCGACGACGAATCCAAGATCGCTGCCGCCAAGGCCGATCGTTCGATCTTCACCAACGCGGTCGCTGCGATCACCAAGAAGTCGCGCGGCCTTGAGGCGCCGTTCGCTGCGGCCGATGCCGTCGGCTACGCGATTGACCTGCCGTTCGACGAAGGCCTGAAGCGCGAGCGCGAGGGCTTCCTCAAGCTGGTGGCCAGCGATCAGTCGAAGGCGCAGCGCTACGCGTTCTTCGCCGAGCGCGAGGCGGCCAAGATCGCCAGCGTGCCCGAGGGCACCAAGGGTCGCAAGGTCGAGCGCGTCGCCATCATTGGCGCCGGCACCATGGGCGGCGGCATCGCGATGTCGTTCGCCAATGCCGGTATTCCGGTCACCCTGATCGAGACCGCGGAAGAACAGCTCAAGCGCGGCATGGGCATCATGCAGAAGAACTGGGAAGCGACCGCCGCGCGCGGCGGCATCCCGGCGGATGCACCGGCCAAGCGTATGGCGCTGATCGACGGCAAGGTCGGCCTGGAGAACGTCAAGGATGCCGACCTCGTGATCGAGGCGGTGTTCGAGACCATGGCCGTGAAGAAGGAAGTGTTCGGCAAGCTCGATCAATACGCCAAGCCGGGCGCAGTGCTGGCCTCCAACACCTCCTATCTCAACATCGACGCCATCGCCGCGGAGACCAGCCGTCCGCAGGACGTGCTCGGCATGCACTTCTTCTCGCCGGCCAACGTCATGAAGCTGTGCGAGATCGTGCGCGCCGAGAAGACCGCGCCGGATGCGCTGGTCACCGCGGTGTCGATCGCGCGCAAGATCGCCAAGGTGCCGGCGGTTGTCGGGGTCTGCGACGGCTTCGTCGGCAATCGCATGCTGGCGCAGCGCGGCAAGCAGGCCGAGAAGCTGCTGTTCGAAGGCGCGCTGCCGCAGCAGGTCGACGCCGTCGTCACCAAGTTCGGCATGCCGATGGGCCCGTTCGCGATGGGCGATCTCGCCGGCCTCGACATCGGCTGGCGATCGCGCAAGGACCGCGGCATCAAGAGCGAGATCGCGGACGCGCTGTGCGAGGCCGGACGCTTCGGCCAGAAGACCGGCAAGGGCTACTACAAATACGAGGCGGGCTCGCGCGCGCCGCTGCCGGATCCCGATGTCGAGAAGCTGATCGACGAGACGCTTGCCAAGCTCGGCCTCAAGCGCCGCGCCGTGAGCGACGAGGAGATCCTCGAGCGCATGATGTATCCGATGATCAACGAGGGCGCAAAAATCCTCGCGGAAGGCATCGCCGCGCGGCCGTCGGATATCGACGTGGTCTGGCTCTACGGCTACGGCTGGCCGATCTATCGCGGCGGCCCGATGTACTGGGCCGACAGCGTCGGCCTGAAGCATATCGCCGAGCGGCTGGCGTTCTACGCCAAGGAAACCAACGATCCGTCGCTCGAGCCGGCGCCGCTGCTGAAGAAGCTTGCGGATGAGGGCAAGACGTTCGCCTCACTGGCCAAGGAATCCAAGGCTGCCTGA
- a CDS encoding ABC transporter substrate-binding protein — protein sequence MMITRRAALASVAAIAFASSGAFAADKKYDTGASDTEIKIGNIMPYSGPASAYGVIGKTEAAYFKKINAEGGINGRKINFISYDDAYSPPKAVEQARKLVESDEVLLIFNSLGTPSNTAIQKYMNAKKVPQLFVATGATKWNDPSSFPWTMGWQPSYQAESRIYAKYLLKEKPDAKIGVLYQNDDYGKDYLKGLKDGLGAKAASMIVMEESYETTEPTIDSHIVKLKSTGADVFMNITTPKFAAQAIKKVKEIDWKALHLLNNVSASVGSVLRPAGFENSQDIISAAYLKDVSDPQWKDDTGMKQFLEFMAKDFPEGDKLDGGAVVGYGVAQTLVQVLKQCGDDLTRENVMKQAASLRNFRTEMLLPGISINTSATDFAPVSQLQLMRFKGDRWELFGDVISADVGG from the coding sequence ATGATGATCACGCGCAGAGCCGCCCTCGCCTCCGTCGCCGCCATCGCCTTCGCTTCGTCAGGCGCGTTCGCCGCCGACAAGAAATACGACACCGGAGCCTCCGACACCGAAATCAAGATCGGCAACATCATGCCGTATAGCGGGCCGGCGTCAGCCTACGGCGTCATCGGCAAGACGGAAGCGGCCTACTTCAAGAAGATCAACGCCGAGGGCGGCATCAATGGCCGCAAGATCAACTTCATCTCCTATGACGACGCCTATTCGCCGCCCAAGGCCGTCGAACAGGCGCGCAAGCTGGTCGAGAGCGACGAGGTGCTGCTGATCTTCAACTCACTCGGCACACCGTCGAACACGGCGATCCAGAAGTACATGAACGCCAAGAAGGTGCCGCAGCTGTTCGTCGCGACCGGCGCGACCAAGTGGAACGATCCGTCGAGCTTCCCGTGGACGATGGGCTGGCAGCCGAGCTACCAGGCGGAGTCGCGCATCTATGCCAAGTATCTGCTGAAGGAGAAGCCGGACGCCAAGATCGGGGTGCTGTATCAGAACGACGATTACGGCAAGGATTATCTCAAGGGCCTGAAGGACGGGCTCGGCGCCAAGGCGGCGAGCATGATCGTCATGGAGGAGAGCTACGAGACGACGGAGCCGACGATCGACAGCCATATCGTCAAGCTGAAGTCTACCGGCGCCGACGTCTTCATGAACATCACGACGCCGAAATTCGCAGCGCAGGCGATCAAAAAGGTGAAGGAGATCGACTGGAAGGCGCTGCACCTCCTCAACAACGTCTCGGCCTCGGTCGGCAGCGTGCTGCGACCTGCCGGCTTCGAGAACTCGCAGGACATCATCTCGGCCGCCTATCTGAAGGACGTGTCCGATCCCCAGTGGAAGGACGACACCGGGATGAAGCAGTTCCTGGAGTTCATGGCCAAGGACTTCCCCGAAGGTGACAAGCTCGATGGCGGCGCCGTCGTGGGCTACGGCGTGGCGCAGACCCTGGTGCAGGTGCTGAAGCAGTGCGGCGACGATCTCACCCGCGAGAACGTCATGAAGCAGGCGGCGAGCTTGCGCAACTTCCGCACCGAGATGCTGTTGCCGGGCATCAGCATCAACACCTCGGCGACCGACTTCGCGCCCGTCAGCCAGCTGCAGTTGATGCGCTTCAAGGGCGACAGGTGGGAACTGTTCGGCGACGTGATCTCGGCCGACGTCGGCGGCTGA
- a CDS encoding IclR family transcriptional regulator: MKRPGKKAATDRNFVVALSRGLEVLRAFRPNDGLLGNQEIAARTNLPKATVSRLTYTLTKLGYLTPVPRFEKYQLAPSALLLGYAALANLGVRQLSEPFREQLMRETGGAVAIGGRDRLSMIYIGQSRHGVVNVELDVGSRIPIATTAMGRAYLWALPEEERTALMREMREHYGNRWPKIRDGIERAGETVAKHGFAISAGEWQDDVHAVAAALRLNDGTGPYAINCGAPAFRFTEERLLSDIGPRLVAMVRKIEAALGGLAPQTNQTNNQTSQSSHKEPNKKPKPGGKVARVAEGIR; encoded by the coding sequence ATGAAACGCCCAGGGAAGAAAGCTGCGACCGATCGCAACTTCGTCGTTGCGCTGTCGCGCGGCCTGGAAGTGCTGCGTGCCTTCCGGCCGAACGACGGCCTGCTGGGCAACCAGGAGATCGCCGCGCGCACCAACCTGCCCAAGGCCACGGTGTCGCGCCTGACCTATACGCTCACCAAGCTCGGCTATCTCACCCCGGTTCCTCGGTTCGAAAAGTACCAGCTGGCACCGTCAGCACTGCTGCTCGGTTATGCCGCGCTCGCCAATCTCGGCGTGCGCCAGCTCTCCGAGCCGTTCCGCGAGCAGCTGATGCGCGAGACCGGCGGCGCGGTCGCGATCGGCGGCCGCGACCGGCTCAGCATGATCTATATCGGCCAGAGCCGTCACGGCGTCGTGAATGTCGAGCTCGACGTCGGATCGCGCATTCCGATCGCCACGACCGCAATGGGCCGCGCCTATCTCTGGGCGCTGCCCGAGGAGGAACGCACCGCGCTCATGCGCGAGATGCGCGAGCATTACGGCAACCGCTGGCCGAAGATCCGCGACGGCATCGAACGCGCCGGCGAGACCGTCGCCAAACACGGTTTCGCGATCTCGGCCGGCGAGTGGCAGGACGATGTGCATGCCGTCGCCGCGGCGCTCAGGCTCAACGATGGAACGGGTCCCTACGCGATCAATTGCGGCGCGCCTGCATTCCGCTTCACGGAAGAGCGTCTGCTCTCCGACATTGGACCTCGCCTCGTCGCGATGGTAAGAAAAATCGAAGCAGCGCTTGGCGGACTCGCGCCGCAAACTAATCAGACAAATAATCAGACGAGCCAATCGTCTCACAAAGAACCCAATAAAAAGCCGAAGCCAGGAGGAAAAGTTGCCCGTGTTGCCGAGGGTATCAGATAG